The proteins below are encoded in one region of Alistipes communis:
- a CDS encoding metallophosphoesterase has protein sequence MKKLMMSLIAGWAVLTLFAQVRHSEPQIPVRPTLEEEGSFSMILIPDPQSQIKFAANQPLFELMTAWVAQNIDRLRIRAALFTGDMVEQNDQLTGGDPAHFHNGDQTSRQQWSAVSRALERLDGRIPYIVCQGNHDVGYVAAENRLSMMPQYIYPERNTEIVAHLAAVGLNHENVHTLENAAYEFHDAAWGDLLVIAFEFAPRDEALDWARGLIESEKYRNHRVIVLTHSFLDTDGSRKKGEGYKLTPRNWPQAVWEKLVYPSKNICLVLCGHTGTPPKIDMESGADGVAGIDYRTTSAYRVDRAADGRRIPQMMFNSQAGDGGWFGNGGDCWLRILEFRPDGRTIGVRTFSPLFALSRITARNAWRTADYDRFDIRIDDLKK, from the coding sequence ATGAAAAAATTGATGATGTCGCTGATCGCAGGATGGGCGGTGCTGACCCTTTTTGCGCAAGTGCGGCACAGCGAGCCGCAGATTCCCGTACGGCCGACGCTCGAAGAGGAGGGGTCGTTCTCCATGATTCTGATACCCGACCCGCAGAGCCAGATCAAATTCGCCGCCAACCAGCCGCTGTTCGAACTGATGACGGCGTGGGTCGCTCAAAATATCGATCGTCTGCGAATTCGGGCCGCGCTGTTCACCGGTGACATGGTGGAACAGAACGATCAGCTTACGGGCGGCGATCCCGCGCACTTCCACAACGGCGACCAGACGTCGCGGCAGCAATGGAGTGCCGTTTCACGGGCCTTGGAACGGCTGGACGGCCGGATTCCCTATATCGTTTGTCAAGGGAATCACGACGTGGGCTACGTTGCGGCGGAAAATCGCCTTTCGATGATGCCGCAGTACATCTATCCCGAACGCAATACCGAGATCGTCGCGCATCTGGCCGCTGTCGGCCTCAATCACGAAAATGTTCATACGCTGGAGAATGCCGCCTATGAATTCCATGATGCGGCGTGGGGCGATCTGCTGGTGATCGCTTTCGAATTCGCGCCCCGCGACGAGGCGCTCGACTGGGCGCGCGGTCTGATCGAGTCGGAAAAATACCGCAACCACCGGGTAATCGTCCTGACCCATTCGTTTCTCGATACGGACGGCAGTCGCAAAAAAGGCGAGGGCTACAAACTTACGCCCCGAAACTGGCCGCAGGCCGTTTGGGAGAAACTGGTCTATCCTTCGAAGAACATTTGTCTGGTGCTCTGCGGCCATACGGGGACTCCTCCGAAGATCGACATGGAGAGCGGTGCCGACGGAGTTGCCGGGATCGATTACCGGACGACTTCGGCCTATCGCGTGGACCGGGCGGCCGACGGGCGCCGGATTCCCCAGATGATGTTCAACTCGCAGGCCGGCGACGGCGGCTGGTTCGGCAACGGCGGCGACTGCTGGCTGCGGATTTTAGAGTTCAGGCCCGACGGACGGACGATTGGCGTGCGGACCTTTTCGCCGTTGTTCGCCCTGTCGCGCATCACGGCGCGGAATGCCTGGCGGACGGCCGATTACGACCGGTTCGATATACGGATCGACGATTTGAAAAAGTAA